AATCCTTCCTTTATTGGAAAAAAAAAGCGTTTTGTATCTCAGGGCAAAAGAGATTGCCTCTTCTTTAGACACCATTCTTTTAGAGCATGGCATCAATTTCCAACAAGCCGTTGTTTATGAAAACAAGCTCAAACATTTGACTTTAAGCGAACAAAACGCCCTAAAACCCAAAGAAAAGAGCGTTCTTATTTTTACCGCTATAAGCCATGCAAAAGCCTTTTTGCACTATTTTGATTTTTTAGAAAATTACACCGCTATAAGCATTGGCAACACGACCGCTCATTATTTACAAGAGAAAGGCATTCAAAGCTATATTGCTAAAAAGCCTTCCTTAGAAGCGTGTTTAGAACTGGCTTTAAATTTGAGGATTAAGGAATATTAAAAACATCTTATTATAATGCTCTCTATTGATTTTTAAAGGATGATGCATGAATCTTGTCTTTTTATGGGCCGCTTTAGGGGGGCTATAGGGAGTTCGTTAAGGTATTTTGTGGGCAAAGTGATGCCCAGTAAATTTTTAATGTTTGAAAGTTTCCCTTTAGGGACTTTTAGCGTGAATCTCATAGGGTGTTTTGTCATCGGCTTTATGGGGCATTTGGCCGCCAAAAAGGTTTTTGGTGATGATTTTGGGATTTTCTTTGTAACTGGGGTTTTAGGGGGTTTTACGACCTTTTCTTCTTATGGGTTGGACACTTTAAAACTCTTGCAAAAATCCCAATACCTTGAAGCCATTTCTTATGTCTTAGGTACTAACCTTTTAGGGCTTATTGGGGTAGCCATTGGTTGGTTTTTGGCTAAAAATTTTATAGGCATCAATTAAAAAACGCTTTCTAGCGTTTTATTAACGCTTGATTAAAGCAAAGCCTACAATCACAACAGCCACAAAGCCATTTCATCGGCCATGAAAAAATCGCTCGCTATCAATCGGTTATTTTTAATGAAAGCCTTGTTTTCTTCAATCAAAAGCTTTACTTTATTTTCATCTAACAAACTAAGCTCAACCCCCAGCTCACACCTTAAGCCTAAAAACAGCTTTTCTAAGCGCTTGTCTTGTTTATTAAGCGTCTCAACTTGGCGTTTTAGGGGGTCTTTAATGTAGTTTTCTATGAGTTTTTTCGCATAAAAGCGCTCATTCGCCACGCAGCCCACAGCCCCAGCCCCACACCCTAAATAATCTTTAGCCCCCCAGTAAGCCAAATTATGTTTGACTTGATAATTTCTAGCGTAATTAGACACTTCGTATTGCTTGAAAGAAAAGCCCTCTAAAACCTCTCTCACCACATTGTCAAAATCCACGCTTGAGGGTTTTTTGGCGTTTTTTTCTAAATTCGTGTTTTTTTCAACGCTCAAAGCGTAAGCGCTCAAGTGGTTGATAGGGAGTTCTTTAGCGAGTTTCAATTCTTCTTTTAAAGAGTTTTCATTATCTAATGGGGTATTATAAATCAAATCAATGCTGATATTTTCAATCCCGCTTTTTAAAATAGTTTCTATCACAGGAGCGATATTTTTGGAATGCTGGCGCTCTAAAAACAACAATTTATCTTCCCTAAAACTTTGCACCCCTAAACTCAAGCGGTTGATCCCTAAATCTTTTAAGCCTTGACACCAAGCTTTAGAAATCAATTCAGGGTTAGCTTCAGTGGTGATCTCACATTCCATGCTCAAGCACGCATGTTGATGAATGCTTTCAAAAATCCTTTCAAAAGCCTTCACGCTTAAAGTGTTGGGCGTGCCGCCGCCAATAAAAATACTTTCAATTTTTTCATGGGTTTGGCTTAAGACATGCTTTAAATCCAGGCACAACGCTTGAATGTATTCTTCTTTTAACCCATGCTTATTCTCATAGGAATTGAAAGCACAATAACCGCATTTATTTTCACAAAAGGGGATATGAATGTATAAAATCATATTTATTTCTCCCATTTTCATTTCATTTTTTAAGCAAAACTTAAACTTGTAATTGTATCATTTTATGATTATTTTGGTAATCAAGGAGACAGACGATGAAAAAGGTTATTGTGGCTTTAGGCGTTTTGGCGTTCGCAAACGCTTTAATGGCAACCGATGTTAAGACTCTTGTAAAAGGTTGTGCCGCTTGCCATGGGGTTAAATTTGAAAAGAAAGCTTTAGGTAAAAGCAAAATCGTTAACATGATGAGTGAAAAAGAGATTGAAGAGGATCTTATGGCTTTTAAAAACGGTGCTAACAAGAATCCTGTCATGACCGCGCAGGCTAAAAAATTAAGCGATGAAGACATCAAAGCTTTAGCCAAATACATCCCCACTCTCAAATAAACTCTCTTAATTTTAGTAGCGCTATTTGGGCGCTATTAAAATTAGTTTCAAACCCCTTTTTTCTTAATTTTTGATTTTAATGGCATTCTTAACCCTACTTAAAGTCAGCATACACTATAATACCATCTTAATCAAACAAGAAAGAGTAAAATAAAGACCTATGCTACATAAAAAATATCGTCCTAATGTTGCGGCCATTATCATGTCGCCAGACTACCCTAACGCATGCGAAGTTTTTATCGCTGAGCGCATAGATATTGAAGGGGCGTGGCAATTCCCCCAAGGAGGCATTGATGAAGGAGAGACCCCTTTAGAAGCGCTTTATAGAGAATTACTAGAAGAAATTGGCACGAATGAAATAGAGATTTTAGGGCAATACCCCAGATGGATCGCCTATGATTTCCCAAGCAACATGGAGCATAAATTCTATTCGTTTGATGGGCAAAAGCAACGCTATTTTTAGTGCGCCTAAAGCATGCGAACAACATTGATTTGAACAAACACACGCCAGAATTTAGGGCTTATCGATTCATCCATCTTAAGGATTTGCTTAAAAAAATCGTTCCTTTCAAACGCCAAGTGTACCGCCAAGTCATCGCTTATTTCAAAAGAGAGGGGTATTTATAGGGTGTTAATCGTTCAAAAATACGGCGGCACGAGCATGGGCAGCATAGAAAGAATCCACAATGTCGCCCAAAGGGTTTTAGAAAGCGTTAAATTAGGGCATCAAGTCGTGGTGGTGGTTTCAGCAATGAGCGGCGAAACCGACAGGCTTTTAGAATTTGGCAAGAATTTTAGCCATAACCCTAACAAGCGAGAAATGGACAGGATTGTCAGCACGGGGGAATGGATTTCAAGTGCGGCTTTGAGCATGGCGTTAGAAAGGTATGGGCATAGAGCCATTTCCTTGAGCGGGAAAGAAGCGGGTATTTTAACCAGCTCGCATTTTCAAAACGCCGTGATCCAATCCATTGACACTAAACGCATCACAGAGCTTTTAGAAAAAAACTACATTGTGGTGATCGCTGGGTTTCAAGGCGCTGATATTCAGGGCGAAACAACGACTTTAGGGCGTGGGGGGAGCGATTTGAGCGCTGTCGCTTTGGCCGGGGCTTTAAAAGCGCATTTGTGCGAAATCTATACGGATGTGGATGGCGTTTATACCACTGATCCGCGCATTGAAGAAAAGGCTCAAAAAATCGCGCAAATCAGCTATGATGAAATGCTTGAACTGGCTTCTATGGGGGCTAAAGTTTTATTAAACCGCTCGGTAGAATTAGCCAAAAAACTCAGCGTGAAGTTAGTGACTCGCAATTCGTTTAACCATAGCGAAGGCACGCTCATTGTCGCTGAAAAAGATTTTAAAGGAGAACGCATGGAAACCCCTATAGTGAGTGGGATCGCATTGGATAAGAATCAGGCTCGTGTGAGCATGGAGGGCGTGGAAGATCGGCCTGGCATTGCCGCTGAAATCTTTGGCGCTTTAGCGGAGTATCGCATTAATGTGGATATGATCGTCCAAACGATCGGCAGAGACGGCAAAACCGATTTGGATTTTACGATCGTTAAAACCCAAATAGAAGAAACCAAGCAAGCCTTAAAGCCTTTTTTAGCGCAAATGGATTCCATTGATTATGATGAAAATATCGCTAAAGTTTCCATAGTGGGCGTGGGCATGAAGTCGCATTCTGGGGTAGCGAGTATCGCTTTTAAAGCCCTAGCCAAAGACAATATCAATATCATGATGATTTCTACAAGCGAGATTAAAATTTCGGTTTTGATTGACATTAAATACGCTGAATTAGCCGTTAGAACTTTGCATGCGGTGTATCAATTAGATCAATGAAAAATTTCTACGACTGGATCAAGGAATTTGTGCGCGATCAGGGGGAATTTATCGCCCAACAAAGCGGGTGGTTGGAATTAGAGCGATCAAGCTATGCCAAGCTCATTGCGCAAACCATTTCGCATGTGCTTAATGGCGGATCGCTGTTGGTGAGCGCGGATTCTTCTAGGCGCTGGTTTTTAAACTATATTCTCTCTAATCTCAACCCCAAAGACTTAAAAGAGCGCCCCTTATTGTCCGTCATTGATTTTAACGCTTCTTCTTTCTACCCCAAAAACGATGCGAATCTCTCTCTGGCCACCATAGAGATGACTTATCAAAACCCCATGTTTTGGCATGTTGGGAAAATTGAAAATGAAGGCTTAAAAACCTTACTACTGAGTAAAATCCCTAGTTTTCTATGGCTTTTTGAAGAGCTTAAAGAAGATTGCTTGCTTTTAAAAGAGCATGATAGCTTGTTAGATTATAAATTATTGCAACTCTTCAAACTCTTTGAAAACGCGCTTTTTAGCACGCTATACAATAAGGTTGCTTTGTGAAAAACTCCAACCGCCTTATTTATACGGACAATCTTGAAGAGAGCCTAGAAGAGACCGCAAGCCTTTTCAAACACCACATTAAATTCTACACGGAAATTATTGAAAAAGACAAAAAGGTGATCAAAACTTTTAACAAGGATTTTAAAATAGAGCATGCTAAAGAAGTGATTTCAAAGGCTCACCTAAAACACAGCGAACTGAACGCCTTTTTAATCGCTGCTCCTAGTTATGGCGTAGAAGCCCAAAACGCGCTCTTAAAAATCTTAGAAGAACCCCCGAATAACGTTTGCTTTATCATGTTCGCTAAAAGCCCAAACCATGTGTTAGCCACCATTAAATCCCGCCTAATCAAAGAAGACAAGCGCCAAAAAATCCCCCTAAAACCTTTGGATTTGGATTTATCCAGGCTGGATTTGAAAGACATTTATGCGTTTTTGAAAAATTTAGACAAAGAAAATTTTGATTCCAGAGAAAATCAGAGGGAAAAAATTGAAAGCCTATTAGAAAGTATCAACAGGCATAAGATCCCCTTAAACGAGCAAGAATTGC
This is a stretch of genomic DNA from Helicobacter pylori. It encodes these proteins:
- a CDS encoding uroporphyrinogen-III synthase, giving the protein MREIVWVHSQRIAPYKTLVLNELCYYPLELDLTPFNALIFTSKNAVFSLLETLKNSPKLKILQNIPAYALSEPTAKTLQDYHFKVAFIGEKAHGKEFVQEILPLLEKKSVLYLRAKEIASSLDTILLEHGINFQQAVVYENKLKHLTLSEQNALKPKEKSVLIFTAISHAKAFLHYFDFLENYTAISIGNTTAHYLQEKGIQSYIAKKPSLEACLELALNLRIKEY
- the crcB gene encoding fluoride efflux transporter CrcB, yielding MHESCLFMGRFRGAIGSSLRYFVGKVMPSKFLMFESFPLGTFSVNLIGCFVIGFMGHLAAKKVFGDDFGIFFVTGVLGGFTTFSSYGLDTLKLLQKSQYLEAISYVLGTNLLGLIGVAIGWFLAKNFIGIN
- a CDS encoding coproporphyrinogen III oxidase family protein, encoding MKMGEINMILYIHIPFCENKCGYCAFNSYENKHGLKEEYIQALCLDLKHVLSQTHEKIESIFIGGGTPNTLSVKAFERIFESIHQHACLSMECEITTEANPELISKAWCQGLKDLGINRLSLGVQSFREDKLLFLERQHSKNIAPVIETILKSGIENISIDLIYNTPLDNENSLKEELKLAKELPINHLSAYALSVEKNTNLEKNAKKPSSVDFDNVVREVLEGFSFKQYEVSNYARNYQVKHNLAYWGAKDYLGCGAGAVGCVANERFYAKKLIENYIKDPLKRQVETLNKQDKRLEKLFLGLRCELGVELSLLDENKVKLLIEENKAFIKNNRLIASDFFMADEMALWLL
- a CDS encoding cytochrome c, whose product is MKKVIVALGVLAFANALMATDVKTLVKGCAACHGVKFEKKALGKSKIVNMMSEKEIEEDLMAFKNGANKNPVMTAQAKKLSDEDIKALAKYIPTLK
- a CDS encoding aspartokinase → MLIVQKYGGTSMGSIERIHNVAQRVLESVKLGHQVVVVVSAMSGETDRLLEFGKNFSHNPNKREMDRIVSTGEWISSAALSMALERYGHRAISLSGKEAGILTSSHFQNAVIQSIDTKRITELLEKNYIVVIAGFQGADIQGETTTLGRGGSDLSAVALAGALKAHLCEIYTDVDGVYTTDPRIEEKAQKIAQISYDEMLELASMGAKVLLNRSVELAKKLSVKLVTRNSFNHSEGTLIVAEKDFKGERMETPIVSGIALDKNQARVSMEGVEDRPGIAAEIFGALAEYRINVDMIVQTIGRDGKTDLDFTIVKTQIEETKQALKPFLAQMDSIDYDENIAKVSIVGVGMKSHSGVASIAFKALAKDNINIMMISTSEIKISVLIDIKYAELAVRTLHAVYQLDQ
- a CDS encoding DNA replication regulator family protein, coding for MKNFYDWIKEFVRDQGEFIAQQSGWLELERSSYAKLIAQTISHVLNGGSLLVSADSSRRWFLNYILSNLNPKDLKERPLLSVIDFNASSFYPKNDANLSLATIEMTYQNPMFWHVGKIENEGLKTLLLSKIPSFLWLFEELKEDCLLLKEHDSLLDYKLLQLFKLFENALFSTLYNKVAL
- a CDS encoding DNA polymerase III subunit delta' (catalyzes the DNA-template-directed extension of the 3'-end of a DNA strand; the delta' subunit seems to interact with the gamma subunit to transfer the beta subunit on the DNA) gives rise to the protein MKNSNRLIYTDNLEESLEETASLFKHHIKFYTEIIEKDKKVIKTFNKDFKIEHAKEVISKAHLKHSELNAFLIAAPSYGVEAQNALLKILEEPPNNVCFIMFAKSPNHVLATIKSRLIKEDKRQKIPLKPLDLDLSRLDLKDIYAFLKNLDKENFDSRENQREKIESLLESINRHKIPLNEQELQAFDLAIKANSSYYKLSYNLLPLLLSLLSKKKTP